From Zonotrichia leucophrys gambelii isolate GWCS_2022_RI chromosome 19, RI_Zleu_2.0, whole genome shotgun sequence:
CGTGGCAGTCTCTTCCagtgcccctgggatgggatcagcTGGGCTTACTCCAAAATCACTGCCTTTGGGGCTTGGAAAACAACCCTGCGCTTGAGTTTGTGACCTGCGTTAAACACCTCGGCAGctaatccccatttttccttgcGCTGGGTAATAAACAGCTGCATTAGCACAGACTCCAATCCGCggaaattgaaattaattagATTGGATTCTCTCGCTGTATTTGTGTGTGCGATCATTACCATAATGAGATGAAAGCGTCCCTGCTGCTTAATAACGTTAGCAAactttggggctgggagaggggacgGGATGGCGGCGCGTGCCGGGTGGAGACGCAGGGCACCAGCAGCCTCCACCGTGGGGCAGGACCCCACATGGATGGGATCACTCAGCTCTGGGCCCCCCAAAAGGGCAATGGGGATCCCTCCCACAACAAACACATCCAAGTTGggcagccccatcctgctggaGACACCTCAGCCAAGTACAAGCTGGTGAGGTGCCCAAATCCCTGCTAAAATGGTAATGCCACTTCGCCAGGGGCGTGTCACCCATGTCCCCCCCACTGCCAGCGCACTGTCCCCACCTCCGTTGCTTCTTCTCCAGGTCATGGTTgcgtccctgctgtccctcaagGTGCAGCTTGGTGTCCTGCAGCTCGGCAGCCAGGCGCTGGCACTTcttcttcagctgctgcagcgcCCGCTGGCTCTCCTCGCTGTCCGCCTGCAGGTCCGCCAGCTGCGGGCAGAGGTGGGCAGGCAGTGAGGGCTCTGGGGTGCCaccatgtccctgctgtcccagccatgcTGAGGGGAGTCCCCAGAGCCGGGCCCCCACTCACCTTGCGCTCCAGCTGTCTcttgccctgctgctccacctCCAGCttgtcctccagctcctgctgcagccgtTTCTTGGTGAAGTCGATCTCCCGCACCGCTCGCTCGTATTTCAGCCGCCATTCGCCACCTGTGTGGGGAAATGTGGTCACcaaggggctgtgggggtggcacagggagaagGGGACACGGCAGggtgtgccagcagccagcactggagGGAGGACATACCTGAATCATCATCGTCGAGCTCCCCATTGAGCTCAGCCGCCCGGATGAGCCGAGCCTCCATCACCTCCATCTCCATCGACTCCATCTGCTTCTTCAGGGCATCGTACTTGgcctgggaggggacatggcCGTGGTGAGCATTTGAGGGGGACAGGAGACACtgtgaggctggggaggggcacCCTTACCTGCAGGTCCTTCATCTCCTTCTCAGCCCGCAGCCTCTCAGCCGTCTCAGCGTCCAGCAGCTGGGAGGCCGACTCGCCGGTGTTGCGCTCGTCCGTCAGCTCCGATGTCAGTTCTGTGatctgggggtgccagggggaaTGGGACCAtgggctgagccaggctggcacggcaccaaaccccatcccagcagcagcaaagaccTACCCTGCTCTCCAGGCGGTCGCTGTTGAGCCGCAGCTCGTTGCGCTCCTTCTCCACCTTCTCAAGTTTGCTCTTCAGCTGCTGGATCTCTTCCTGCAACAGAGCGGGCGGTGAGGGAGGGGGCAGGCGCAGGCAAGAGGCTGGCGGGTAGGAGGCTGGCAGCTCTTtgcccctccccagcacccccctCAGCACAGGATGAGCAGGGTgggggctccctggggctgctctcccctgccaagggctgggcagggacttTCCCCAACCCGCTCCGCCGTGTGCCGACTCCAACCCCATAAATGGTGTCGAAATGCCAGGCAGTCCCAGAAAAGCTGCACAGGGGTACCCACATCCCCCGCGAGAGGAGGTGGGAGCAAATCCACACATCAGCAGCTTGCTGAAGGGTTTGGGTGCAGCCAGCCcaggtggggagggagggggccTGCCAGAATGCCCAGGGGCCAccaggcagtgctgtggaagCATGTCTGGCTGCTAACATcctcctctctcttcctctggtcccagcacaggctgggggtgcaggaggcgcccctgcccaggtgcccccagccaggtgcctgtccccagcaggtcGGGGTGAAAGCtgagccaggcagcagctcgTGCTCGCCGGGTGCACCAGTGTCTGGTTGCCAGTGCGAGCGGAGCCCCCGCATTTGCCTCTCGGCGCACGGTTTCATTTCCATTCTCCACGCTTGTAATTGGGCTCAAGCAACAGCCGGCTCTCGGGATGCTAATGACATGCTGATTCGCAAATTAGGGAGCAATTCGAGCCTGGCGCGGGCAGACGTGGTCCTGCATCTCACCCCATCACGGGCTCCCACATCCCAACCCACCATGGGATCTTGTATCCTAATCCACCACAGGATCCTGCATCCCACCCTTCCCTGGGCTTTGCTTCCCGCCCCACTTCAGGATCCTGCATCCCACCCCACCATTAGGCTCTGCATGTGACGCCACCATGGGGTCCTGCATCCCACCCCAGGGCCAATGCTGCCCtaagccctccctgccccatccaGAACCCCCAGCACGGATACCCACGTCTTTGCCACGGATCTGGTCCTCGGTGAGCTGCACCTCGATGAGGGGCCGCACGGTGGTGAAGAGCTTCCACCAGGGCCAATCCTTCACCcctttgttcttcttgatgtTCTTCTGCACGCACCGGATGGCCAAATCCTGGATCTGTGCAGGGCACGGGGTCAGCACGGGGTATGGGGTCAGTACAGGGCCACCAGCAGGGCAAAGCGGAGTGTGTGGGTGCTCAGCACCCCTGCCAGCACCCCAGCATGCTTCCCTTCATCAGCATTTGGGCTAATTGCACCAGCAAATCTGCTGTTTGatcctctccagcccctctaAGTGCTAATCCCAGGAAGATGAGGCACTGCAAGATGCCTGTTTTACACCTTCTCTAATGATAAAAGTAGGAGCTGAAGCGTGGCTTCATCCTTCGGCGGCGAtgcccagcagcctccctgccGGTTCCCCCTGGCCCCCCGGTTCCCCCTGGCCCCCCACGGCTCCGGGGGAggcgggaggaggaggtgctggcCCAGGAGGCGCAGAAAGGCTGCACTGCCCATTTTAGGCGAAATTGTGCAGCAGAGCGGGGAGGGGAGAGCCGCTGGGACGAACCTTTCTCTTCTTGAAGTGCTGCCGTGCCAGGAAGCCCCTGCACGCTGCCTGGAAAAGGGTGATGTTCCTGCTGGTCTGCGTGTCCcgctgctcctccagcctggccagcgATCCAGCCCGGAAAAACACCtgtgggaggggagcaggacagCGATGGGTGCCGGCATCCCTCCGGCCACACTGTGCCACCCTCCCGCCGGTGGGGATGTGTCTCTCCCCTCCACAGCCGCTGGTCCTGTCCCATTGTGGGGTTTTATTCCCCAGGCATGAGGAATGCCGTGGGTGGGAGTGAACAGTGCTGCCCTTTTGCTGTCCCACCGTGCCATGAcgcacagccctgcccacaccCACACCCGGTGGTGTCGGGCACCATACCCGGCTCAAGCCCATGTGGTAGCTGCTCTTCTCCAGGTCCAGCGATTCCAGGAGCTCCTccactgcctgcagggagggaaaggtgTCAGGGCCAGGCCCTTTGAGGTGCAGGGGACCCTGGACCACAGCAGTGACTCTGACATGGGGCACGTACCCGCTTCTCATCCACCACGATGTAGTTGCGCCCGTGCTTTTTGGTCAGGTGTGGGGCCAGGACATCAAAGCGCCGCCTGAACTCCGCAAACACCATGTGGTCAGGGTAACCTGGGGAAGCAAGGGAGAGTGGGGCTGTGTGGATGCCCAGGGGAtggccagggacagccccacgTGCCCTGACATGCTGGGGCTCATGTTTTGGGAGAGCTGACAGGGTTGCCCTACGTGACACAAGCTCCCCATGGGGTCAGGCATAGCTGGAATGCCCTCAGCCTCCCCATGAAGCTTTCCTTGGCTGCATCCTCCAGCAGTTTTGGCTGGGATCTGAGGAGAAAGCGGCCAGATCCCTCCTCGGGGGGAGAACAGCGACATGCGTTGCCTGTGCAAGTTCTGCTCTGGCTCCACTCTGAGCCACAGCCAACTCCTGCATCAGGCTCCAGCACTGAGCCTCCATATCTTAATTAACGATGAGGTATTGATGGGAACATTGACCCCGGCACGGGCGGCTGGCCATGGCCATTGATCCAGGAGGTGTGCAGGTGGCATTGATTTCCAATCATGGCAGGAAGGGTTCGGCCTCCAAGCGATAAACCCTCGGCCGGGTGGCTGGCCAGCCAATGTATCGATAAATGctttgctgagcacagcccagaggcTCTCGTTCCAGCGGGACAGGGGCTGGATGCCAATGGGATTGCTGCCAGGAACCAGCGGCACCAGGGGAGACACCCAATTAAGGCCATGCCTGTCCCCAGTGCAGATAACAGCCCAGCAGGGGAGGGGGAACAGGGACGGGACCACCCTGGGGAGAGGCTCCAGAGTTCAGAGCAAGGGCACATGCTGAAGGGACTCCTGGGGGTCTCTGGCTCTCCAGTGAGAAGGCGCAGCTGGGGCCTCCACGccctggtgctggtggcagggctCACCTTGGCGGTACATGCGGAGGGCGTCGAGCAGGCGGGAGCCGCGGAGCTGCGCGCGCAGCAGGGGCACGTCCAGCTGCATCAGCCCGGCCTCGCAGTGCTCTGCCGGCAGCTCCAGCTCACTGCTGCTCACCCGCCGGCACAGCACGGCCTGGGGGTCCCCACCAGCCCCCGCCTTGGGCAGGAAGCAGTGCACAAAGTGCAGCTTGGACTTCTTGATGCTGTCGATGAGGGCGTCCTGCGGGTGCGGCAGAGCGGGGTGAGCGGTGACCTGCGGCAGTGCCCCAGCCAGGTGCCCCAGCCAGATGTGGGGATCCCCCTTGGTACCCCCTCACTCACCACTTGCAGCTTGATCTGGATGCAGAGGGATTTCTTCTTGACGGCGGCCACGCCGGTGGTGAAGGTCTTGCGCATGCTGGTGGCGCGGCGCAGGGCCAGCTGGGAGCCGCCCTCCAGCCCCGCCACCGAGCCCGACAGCACGAGCGCCGAGCCGCCGCGCCCCGCAAACAGGCTGCTGATCACCTTCCTGCAGGGCACGGAGGGCACGTCACCCCCAGGGTCACCTCTGCCCCCTGCCACGCTCCCACCCCAGGGCCCTGCTCACTTCTGGgactcctgcagcagggaagaggCGTTTTGGGAGGCCGGGTTGTGCTTGACGTAGTTGAGCCATCCCGTAGCGTCGTACTCCACCCAGTTGGTCCCCGAGCTGTGTCCCAGGAGGAAGTGTCGGGGTTTGTCACTGGGGAGCAGCGGGttgtgccctgcagggaaacacagcaccagtgggcacagccctggggaccaGTGTTTCACTGGGGCATGTcacagaaccccaaaatggctggggttggaaggcaccctaaagatcatctcattccaactccctgccatgggcagggacatcttccactggaGAGCTTGTTTCTGGTCTAGTGGACACATCCTCATGGTTCCAGGCCCCTCTCCATACCTTCTTTACCCCCTTCCTGGGGGCCGTAGTAGGAGAAGAGCCGCTCCAGCAAGGTGTCCTCGTTGCCCCCCGGCTGCAgagcctcctcctccagaagCCACAGCAGCCCCCGCGCCTCGTCCGTGCGGGCCAGAGACCGGACCTGCAGGGTCACCACGCTGGCAGCCACCCCAGCACACCAGggtcccccagggcagggacacggggTGACACAGGGCACCAAGGCCACCCAGGGAGCACACAACGTTACACCGTGGGAGAGGGCTCCTGATTAGTGAAGACCCAGAAGGGAAAGGGTCCATATGGGACACTCTGGCAGCACATCTCACTGAGGTGGGAAATGCAGCGCTGGGCTGAaacccagcacagggatggtgccagcagcctcctccagcagggACTGGAAGACCCCAGGGACTGGAGAACCTTGGGGACCCATGGACACTAGGAACCTGAGCACCTTGGGGACCAGAGCACTTTGAAACCTGGAACACCCCAGAAATATCCAGGCCCCCTGCCTAAGATGTGGGGTGCACACACACTTGCACCCATGCTCTCATGGCCATCagcccctttccttcccctctacCACCAAAAGGCCAAAAAGGTGCCCATCTGCTGCCATGATGTGGCTGGAAGGAAGAGTGAAAAGTGCTTACCAGTGCCTGGTGTGAGGACTGGTCCACAGCAGCTATggagccagaggagctgggctcagcatcAGCCAGGGCGAGCTCTATGTTCTCCTGGTGAGGGGGAACAGAGCAACAGAGGCAGGTGAGCACCCACACTGCAGAGTAGCAGTGAGAGGGAGCGTGAGCCCATCAGGGTGCTGGTCTTGATGGGGTTTAGAGTGATGCAGAGTGCTaactccaccacctcccagcccagccctcctgtgctgtgctccagcagcccctggacaCTGAGCTTTGGTTGCACTGGTCCACAATGACCACTGCATCAGAAATCAGGGGGGACACATAGGAGATGTTCACGTGGCTATGGGAGGGCAGGAGTGGAGGAGGCCATGgcagccctggtgtccctggtaCCTCCTTGTATCGCTCCAGCTCGCGGGCGAAGGTGCGCTGgtggaagagctgctgcaggcgcTCCTGGGCGTAGTTGTGGCACAGCTCCTCAAAGGTGGCACCCCGGCTTTGCCCTGCCAGCTTGGGGTTCTGTGCCCCAGGGGTGTCCACCACTGTCACGGAGCACACTGAGTGCTGGCTCGACTTCAGCGCCCTGGggggagcacagagggacacagtggggtcagtgggcacagccaggcaccCCCACTCTCCTGCTGGCCCCCCAGCACGTACCTGTTGAGGAGGGAGATGAGGAGTGTGAAGAGCTCAGAGTACAAGCCAGCTGCCATGCCCTCCAGGCACTCCAGCGCCGTCAGCTTGGGACCTGCCCAAAGCAAGcctgagtgtccccaacccGGCATCCCTTGGGGACACCCGCTGTCCCCACCACACCTCACCCTACCTGTGCCGCTGTCCCCCAGGGGAGACTCGTCGGGGCCCTGGCGGAAGGAGGTGGAGCGCTGCAGGGTGCCCTTGGGCTGGTGCTTGAAGATGGCAGAGGagagctcctccaggctgcagcccagcaggtaGGCGGCTTTCTGAGCCCACTCGTGCCGTGCAAACTGCTTCCTCCCAGCTGAAGGGTGGAGAAAGGGGGTTCAGGGCCAGGAAGGGCACCCCTAAAAATGGGGAGCATTTCCAAACAGGCCTGGGAGGATCTTAGGGACCCACAGAGTAGGTTAGGGATGATGGGAGCACCCGTTTTGGGGTTTGAGGAGACAGAGATGTTTGGGGTCTAAGAGGAGAATGGATGAatggctttgtgctgctgcaggctgagcctggagccACACCGGTGTGGAGCACAGATCCCTTGCCACCACTACCCAGGGACCTCTGAGGCTCTGAGCCACCCCACATGGGGACATGTCCCTGCTGGGTGACACAgccacacagacagacacacggacGCTGGGGGGCGGTGGGAGCCGGTTAAtggtgacacacagggacacggaAGCGGGGTGAGGGCGGCACGGGGGAGGGGGAAGCCAGAGACACAcagagaacagaacagaacagaacgGGACTTTACCTTCGTCGGCGTCTGCATTGCAAAGGGCAGCATGCACCATGCGAACAGAGACACGGGTTAGAAACAACGGCACACGATGGCACGGGGGGGGACACCCTCCTGCCACCATGCCACCGCACATGCCACGCCTGcccctccccaggcactgctgcagggacaAACCGGGACCAGCATGGGGGTCCCTTCCCTTTGAGCCCCCCCGCACAGTGGGGAATGTTGGGGAGCAGCTCGGCTCTGCCCCAGCGCATTGGGAGCCACTTTTGGATCCAAGGAGATTGTGGGGCTGGTGTAACTCAGCTCTGAGCACTCCCAGCATCCACGAGGCACAGGGGaggcttcagcagcagcagcagcacagactgggGCTGGCATGCCCACCCCAAGCAGCAATGCTCCCCCCCAGCAGGATCTGGGATCCTCTCCCATAGCAGGCTTCCATGGAAAGGCTCCAGAGTTGCCTGAGCATCTCACTGTGGTGGCTGCAGCggggccctgctgccctctaGTGCCCTGAGAGCACCCCATGGGCCAGCACTGCACCCCAGGAGCACCCCACAGGCCAGCCCTGCGCCCCAGTGTGCATCCAGACCCCTCTGGTCTCTCCTTCTTCATCCCCAGATCATCTTTTCCCCCAGGGCTGCAAATCCCCTGGGTGCAGCCACCAGCTCCAGGTGCCCATTTTGGGGTGACATGCCCAGCTCTCCCACCAGCGTGCAGCACCACAGGCAGAAAGAGAAAGCCACAGGGGGAGAAGAGCAGCCCCCAAAGCCAAATTTGCCATCCCCAGGAATGGAGAGCAAAGCTGGTGCTGTGGAAGGCTCACAGCCATGGTGAGTGccgtgtgccagggcagccctgaccCACACCACCAATGGTGCTGAcaggactgggatgggactcctcaggagcagcaggcaaaTTTGGGGCTGCCAAGACCCAACCAGGGTCAAGGTTGGTCCCAGCACACCAGCAGCATCCCAAGCCCCCATTTCAGCCCCCAAATCTGCATTGCGTGGCaccccccagagcagagccctccccACTCCCATTACCAGCTCCATCTGCCAGTGGCTCTGCAAGGAGGATGGAGGGAAAGGTGTtacactgggaatgggggacacCCCCCAACTGCCTCAgccccacccaggcccccacTCCCCCAGGTTGGCAGGGTGTGGGCATATTCAATCCCCACCAGTTAATGAGACCACCCCAACCATGGGGACAAAGCTGGGTGCCCCAGAGGATTCAGGGTGGCAGGGCACAGTCCCTCAGCTGACACAGCCTCCCACCCTCTCCCCAGGGCTTGGTTGCACTGCAGGCTGTTTGCAAGGTGTCTCTGGAACCCCTCACATCCCTCAGTCCCAAATCTCCCCTCGTTAATGGCTCCCAGCTTGTTACCTTTGgttgccccagcagctcccagatggTAGATGGCCCCCAGGATGAGCCAGAAGGCTTTCTGCTCATCTCCTGAGATGCCCATCACCTTCATGGCTGTCAGGAGCTTGCTGAACTGCTGGGttgccttctgcttttcctctggctGTGGAAAACAACAGGAGCCATTGGTCtgggagcccagctctgcctccccctgcAGTGAAATGGGCCAGAGACCCCCATCTTCCCCTACAGCCCCCCATGGCAACAACCTTGGAGGGGGGCACGATGCCGAAGACATTGTTCTCTGCCAGGTGGTTGAAGTGAAGCTCAGTCCTGCAGGGATAAACACCACAATTGGCCCCATGGGGGAGGTCACAGAGACCCCTCCCACGATGGAGGCCATGTCCTCCCCTCCAGCTCACCTCAGGGTGCTGTCAGAGCAGGCCAGCAGGTAGTAGAAGACATTGAAGGTGGCCTCGTTGGCCGGGTGCCGGGCCACACGCagtttctccagcagcagggtctgACAGAggggggacagtgagggactgTCCCCAAGTGCCCCACTCCCACTGAGACCCCCAACCCACCCCAGCCTCATCCTTGCTGCCTGCCCATGGAGTTGTGAGGGTCTTCCTACCACTGCAGGGCACCATGTGAATGCAAACATCACCCACACAGCCCATGAACATCTCTCCTCAGTGAATGCTACTACAAGAGTATGGAGTACATCTCCTGGATTTTAAGAGCTCTGCTGTTTTCACAACAGCATTTTGGGACTGATTCTGGGACTAACTAAGCAAGGGATCCCATCTGATGGGTGAGAACAAGGACAAGAGCAGGATGCCAGGCTGCTGAGTGCTGCAAGCATGGCTGGGGATCTGCGGCAGAGCTTTTAGTGTAGGAAACACCAggagaatcatagaatggtttggattggaagggacctgaaagatcAGCGAGTTACAAACCCcagccatgggcaaggacacttTCCCctaccccaggttgctccaagccctgtccaacctggccttgaacactgccacaggggatggggcagttacagcttctctggacaacatTCCCGTGAGGATGGGCTGGATCCCACACCATGGGGAACCACGCTGGCAAGGATGGACTAGCTCCCCTGCTGGGGGCCGGCCCTGGTCCCCTCACCTGTACAGAGGCAGACGCCACCTGCCCGGCCTGGTCGAAGTCCAGGGAGATGATCTGGGAGAAGCGCGTGGCGTTGCCGTTCATGCCAGTGCTGCTATTGCCAAAAGCCTCCAGGATGGTGTAGAGAGCCTGCCACTTCTCCACTGCAGGAAAAGAcgcagagcagtgcaggggctgtgcagtggGCAGggggccagagctggctgggcgggtgctgctgctcccttgcactgcagcagcccccaggagcacagcaaaggcaccggtgtgacagtgacagccagTATGGCGCGTGTCCAGCCACTGCTGCGTGCGTGGGGCTGTGACAAAGCAAGGGGCGCgtgcaggcaggacagaggcACTCACCAGAGAACACCTTGCCGGTGCTGCCGGCGATGGTGGCGAGGTACTGCACCAGGTGCTGGCAGTTGGTGGTTTTGCCGCTGCCGCTGGCGCCCAGCAGGACGATGGCCTGGTCCTGGCGGCTCATCAGCATGCTGCGGTACGCCGCCTGCGCCACCGCGTAGATGTGCGGGGACGTGTCCTCCCTGCGGCACCCCTTGAACATGTGCATCACCTggtggggacagcgaggggaaACGGGCAAGGGTCAGCACCCTGCCATCCTCACTGCCCCCTCCGCGCGGTGCCAGCTGCGTGTCCCCTCTGGTGTGCCCCCAGAGCAGCGTCACCTTCTCGGAGTACATGGAGGGGGAGCTCAGCGGGTTGATGATGACCATGGTGGGCCCGGCGTAGGTGTGCAGGAGGTTGCCGCCGTAGCGCTGGCGCAGCGTGTGCAGCGTGCTGGACTCGTTGAGGTAGAGGAGGCTGGCGAGGTCCTCGACACGGTCACAGGACGGGGGGTTTGCCTGGCAGCGAGGTTGAGATGGGGCGGGTCAGGCGGGGAATGGGGATCGGCCCTgccggcccccgccccgcagCCCTACCTTCTCCACATCGTCCTCCTCCACCTCCAAGACGGCTCCATCGTGGTCCAGTTTCACCTTCACCTTGCCCTCGGGCAGGGGACTGCCCGCCTCCGGCCGCAGCTGGCTGCCTGTGAGGGGCACGGGGCACTCAgaggggccgggctggcagcccccagggacactgcagggggGTCAGGGGGCTCACTGTGCCACAGGAAGGACGgggtgctgtgtcccagcagtgctcacCCAAGGAGAAGCCATCCCTGTGCACCAGCCACACCTTCTCGGTCTCGTACCAGGCCTCCTCAGCTGCTATCTGCTCCTCTGTCTTGGCCTGTGGGACAGCAGATGTGGAGAGGCTGTGGTgacctgtcccctgccctgcctcaccccctcccctcatccctggggctggagggagcagggctggctgacCACAGGGGCACGTGCTGTACAGCCAGGCCACCTCCACAAGCCACAAACCCTCCCAGTATGTCCCCACTTTGCCCGCTGGGGATCCCAGTgggtgcagggctgcagagaccACCAGGGCCCTGCCACAGCTTGGGGCAGACATAAAGACACAGTGACCCACAGGAACACCCATTACAGCCACCTCGGGTGAACCTAGAGGGGCCAAGctcccaaaccacagccctgagagcagccagctACATGTCAGGATGCAGGGACACCAGACATGctatggggacatgggacatgcTGCAAGGACATGCTGTAGGGACACAGGACACACTGAGGCACATAATGGAATGACACAGGACGTGGCACAGGACTCTGCCATGGGAAATGCCAGGCTGGTGGCCAGCACAGCGGGGAtgtccctggcacaggagagcaggacGAGCTCCAAAGCCaaacctgagctgcagcagggacggGGCCGAGGGGAGCTGCCGGCGCATCGTCCGCTGGACCCTGGCGAGGCCGAGAGAGGCGCTGAAGGCGAgaagggctcagccctgccccgcACACAGCACGGAAAGAGGAGATGGGGAGCAAGCAGGGGCAAAGCACCGCTGTGCCAAGCCCTGTGGGCACTCCTCGTGCCACGGCCAccactgtgggcagcagggtggaaGTACATTAGCCACGAGGCCGTGCTGCCAAAGCCCTGAGGCTGGGGGTCACTGCACTGACCCcgctctgagctctgccagcaccacGTGCCACAGCTGCTCCGGCACGAGCCATGCATCCTGCCTATGCCAGCACTATGCCCCCTCACACCCTGCTCCACACCCCTGCCcgccccagctgtgccacctccACTGAGGGCACCCTCCTGGGACGT
This genomic window contains:
- the MYO18A gene encoding unconventional myosin-XVIIIa isoform X1; translated protein: MFNLMKKDKEKDGARKEKKKEKKERMSAAELKSLEEMSMRRGFFNLNRASKRDSKTRLEISNPIPIKVASGSELHLTDIDSDSNRGSIILDSGHLSTASSSDDLKADDTNFKGSVLQRAAKFGSLAKQNSQVIVKRFSFSQKSRDESTSETSTPSEHSAAPSPQVEVRMLDTPLDKQGAPPGQPCTPPAASLRARVPELIGKKFPAELRLPALVPPQPPTPRQLELQRRNTGDFGFSLRRTTMLDRGPDGQVYRRVVHFAEPGAGTKDLALGLVPGDRLVEINGRNVESKSRDEIVEMIRQSGDTVQLKVQPILELSELSRCWLRGGQGTRRAAWDLDPAASASAPSQVLYPRPQEPSASTSDPLPSSVCLWAGVCARASCWSGPADDAPAAPLGPVPAAAQAKTEEQIAAEEAWYETEKVWLVHRDGFSLGSQLRPEAGSPLPEGKVKVKLDHDGAVLEVEEDDVEKANPPSCDRVEDLASLLYLNESSTLHTLRQRYGGNLLHTYAGPTMVIINPLSSPSMYSEKVMHMFKGCRREDTSPHIYAVAQAAYRSMLMSRQDQAIVLLGASGSGKTTNCQHLVQYLATIAGSTGKVFSVEKWQALYTILEAFGNSSTGMNGNATRFSQIISLDFDQAGQVASASVQTLLLEKLRVARHPANEATFNVFYYLLACSDSTLRTELHFNHLAENNVFGIVPPSKPEEKQKATQQFSKLLTAMKVMGISGDEQKAFWLILGAIYHLGAAGATKEPLADGADADEAGRKQFARHEWAQKAAYLLGCSLEELSSAIFKHQPKGTLQRSTSFRQGPDESPLGDSGTGPKLTALECLEGMAAGLYSELFTLLISLLNRALKSSQHSVCSVTVVDTPGAQNPKLAGQSRGATFEELCHNYAQERLQQLFHQRTFARELERYKEENIELALADAEPSSSGSIAAVDQSSHQALVRSLARTDEARGLLWLLEEEALQPGGNEDTLLERLFSYYGPQEGGKEGHNPLLPSDKPRHFLLGHSSGTNWVEYDATGWLNYVKHNPASQNASSLLQESQKKVISSLFAGRGGSALVLSGSVAGLEGGSQLALRRATSMRKTFTTGVAAVKKKSLCIQIKLQVDALIDSIKKSKLHFVHCFLPKAGAGGDPQAVLCRRVSSSELELPAEHCEAGLMQLDVPLLRAQLRGSRLLDALRMYRQGYPDHMVFAEFRRRFDVLAPHLTKKHGRNYIVVDEKRAVEELLESLDLEKSSYHMGLSRVFFRAGSLARLEEQRDTQTSRNITLFQAACRGFLARQHFKKRKIQDLAIRCVQKNIKKNKGVKDWPWWKLFTTVRPLIEVQLTEDQIRGKDEEIQQLKSKLEKVEKERNELRLNSDRLESRITELTSELTDERNTGESASQLLDAETAERLRAEKEMKDLQAKYDALKKQMESMEMEVMEARLIRAAELNGELDDDDSGGEWRLKYERAVREIDFTKKRLQQELEDKLEVEQQGKRQLERKLADLQADSEESQRALQQLKKKCQRLAAELQDTKLHLEGQQGRNHDLEKKQRRFDSELSQAHEEAQRERLQREKLSREKDVLVAEVFGLKQLLEDRDSDIAGLTQKAEALEAELQDISSQESKDEASLAKVKKQLRDLEAKVKDQEEELDEQAGTIQMLEQAKLRLEMEMERLRQTHAKEVESRDEEVEEIRQSCQKKLKQMEVQLEEEYEDKQKVLREKRELESKLSAVSEQANQRDFETEKRLRRDLKRTKALLADAQIMLDHLKNNAPSKREITQLKNQLEESEFTCAAAVKARKSMEVEIEDLHLQIDDLAKAKGALEEQLSRLQREKNEVQSRLEEDQEDMNELMKKHKAAVAQASRDLAQMNDLQAQLEEVSKEKQELQEKLQGLQSQLEFLEQSMVDKSLVSRQEAKIRELETRLEFERTQVKRLESLATRLKENMEKLTEERDQRAAAENREKEQNKRLQRQLRDVKEEMGELAKKEAEASRKKHELEMDLESLEAANQSLQSDLKLAFKRIGDLQAAIEDEMESDSNEDLINSLQDMVAKYQKRKSKIDGDSDVDSELEERVDGVKSWLSKNKGSSKTLSDDGSLKGSSPTSSRHTFTYDRWDDEQDAGDSTRRSSRSSPSASEAESRAAETPA